A genome region from Bacillaceae bacterium IKA-2 includes the following:
- a CDS encoding aspartate aminotransferase family protein: MEDYIKELEELDKKHFFHPTSPIQLQQQQGPAFIFTKGEGIYLEDIKGNRVIDGMSSLWNVNIGHGVEEMGKVAHEQMSKLAFSSCFATHSNEPAIKLAAKIAEIAPGDLSATFFASGGSEANDTAYKLARHYWILKEQPKRKKIISRNRSYHGVAMGATSATGLKPFRDFTNSLAPDFYHVDNFSSQSLRELIEAEGPETIAAFIAEPVQGAGGVQIAPDNYFKEVRKICDDYGILFITDEVITGFGRTGKYFGIEHYGVTPDMMCFAKGVTSGYAQLGGVVFSERMHQDFIELSKGTLLHGYTYSGHPMACSVALKNIEIIERDGLIDNAKLMGIEMLSGFQMLQKERTIIGEVRALGLIGAIEIVKDQVTNERFPTPLTPMIIGEAAKRGLILRSVIFDGQDTLVFAPPLIINKEQVAKMISILNEAIQAVEQNNLELKM, translated from the coding sequence ATGGAAGATTATATTAAAGAGTTAGAAGAATTAGATAAAAAGCACTTTTTTCACCCGACGTCACCAATTCAACTACAGCAACAACAAGGCCCGGCATTTATTTTTACAAAAGGAGAAGGGATATACCTTGAAGATATTAAGGGGAATCGGGTCATTGATGGGATGTCATCTTTATGGAATGTAAATATAGGCCATGGTGTAGAAGAAATGGGGAAAGTCGCACATGAGCAAATGTCAAAGCTCGCCTTTAGCTCGTGCTTTGCTACACATAGTAATGAGCCGGCGATCAAGCTAGCGGCGAAAATTGCTGAAATCGCACCTGGAGATTTGAGCGCTACATTTTTTGCGTCCGGTGGTTCAGAGGCCAATGATACTGCCTATAAGCTGGCACGCCATTATTGGATTTTAAAAGAACAGCCGAAACGAAAAAAAATTATTTCTCGAAATAGGTCGTATCACGGAGTTGCGATGGGAGCTACTAGTGCCACTGGTTTAAAGCCGTTTCGAGACTTTACGAATTCATTAGCTCCAGATTTCTATCATGTGGATAATTTCTCCTCGCAGTCGTTGCGTGAATTAATTGAAGCTGAAGGTCCAGAAACGATTGCAGCTTTTATTGCAGAACCGGTTCAAGGTGCTGGGGGAGTTCAAATTGCTCCTGATAATTATTTTAAAGAGGTTAGGAAGATTTGTGATGATTACGGTATTTTATTTATCACAGATGAAGTAATCACTGGCTTTGGTCGAACAGGGAAGTATTTTGGTATTGAACATTATGGTGTGACTCCAGATATGATGTGTTTTGCTAAAGGGGTGACTAGTGGATATGCTCAGCTAGGTGGTGTCGTTTTCTCTGAGAGGATGCATCAAGATTTTATTGAACTCTCAAAAGGTACTCTGCTTCATGGCTATACGTACAGTGGACACCCAATGGCGTGCAGTGTCGCTTTGAAAAATATAGAAATTATCGAAAGAGATGGTCTAATAGATAATGCGAAGTTAATGGGAATAGAAATGTTATCAGGTTTCCAAATGTTACAAAAAGAACGAACGATCATTGGCGAGGTTAGAGCTCTCGGATTAATTGGCGCTATCGAAATTGTCAAAGATCAAGTAACAAATGAGAGATTTCCGACACCACTGACTCCAATGATTATAGGCGAAGCAGCGAAACGAGGACTCATTTTGAGATCGGTCATTTTTGATGGACAAGACACGCTTGTATTCGCCCCGCCATTAATAATTAATAAGGAACAAGTCGCTAAAATGATATCCATTTTAAATGAGGCTATTCAAGCTGTAGAACAGAATAATTTAGAACTAAAAATGTAA
- a CDS encoding aldehyde ferredoxin oxidoreductase C-terminal domain-containing protein yields MKIVKIDMSNLTVTEEDATKYKRLGGRALTSKIIHDEVPATCHPLGANNKLIFATGLLTGSGASSSDRYSVGAKSPLTGGIKESNAGGISGLTLGKLGIKALVLENIRDDFKIVHLYKDGVKFDDATPILGKDLSEASTWLRDTYGKHVAVWLIGVAGEQKMNLAAIAGQDKEGHPTRFNGRGGLGAVAGSKGVKAIVLDASGTEKNRPSDKAVFKGALKQYHGWLMEAPGTAKILPELGTASLVETTNALGALPTRNFSIGTMEDYKNISGETLRETILERGGEGTPTHACMPGCIIRCSNVYVDKSGKIVTGPLEYENIGLLGSNLDISNLDDIAELNRLCNEYGIDTIETGGALGVLMAQNVLSFGDAEGAAEAIKEIKKGSPLGRIIGSGAELVGKIYGEPHVPTAKGQTMPAYDPRAVKGLGVTFATSPMGADHTAGQTIRAQIDHHSPKGQVELSKNAQTVNTIWDNLGMCMFSAGAVQNRWEIVGELVSAYTGEQFTGDDIVNMANETLKVEHAFNRKAGFTKADDKLSDYFYQEENKASQTVFDVPQEELETIGVERDDL; encoded by the coding sequence ATGAAAATAGTAAAAATAGATATGAGTAATTTAACAGTGACAGAAGAGGATGCGACGAAATATAAACGATTAGGTGGAAGGGCATTAACTTCGAAAATTATTCACGATGAAGTCCCAGCAACATGCCATCCGCTTGGTGCTAATAATAAATTAATTTTTGCAACAGGTTTATTAACGGGCTCCGGTGCGTCTAGTTCGGATCGCTATTCTGTCGGTGCAAAAAGCCCGTTAACAGGTGGGATCAAAGAAAGTAACGCGGGTGGGATTTCTGGCTTAACGCTTGGCAAATTAGGGATTAAAGCGCTTGTACTGGAAAATATTCGTGATGATTTTAAAATCGTTCATCTTTACAAAGATGGTGTCAAGTTTGATGACGCAACACCGATTCTTGGAAAGGATTTAAGTGAAGCCTCTACCTGGTTACGAGATACGTATGGAAAACATGTCGCTGTTTGGTTAATTGGCGTAGCGGGTGAGCAAAAAATGAACTTAGCGGCCATTGCTGGCCAAGATAAAGAAGGTCATCCGACTAGATTTAACGGCAGGGGTGGCTTAGGTGCTGTAGCTGGTTCTAAAGGAGTCAAAGCGATTGTCCTTGATGCTAGTGGCACAGAAAAAAACAGACCAAGCGACAAAGCAGTTTTTAAAGGTGCGTTAAAGCAATATCATGGTTGGCTAATGGAAGCGCCAGGAACTGCGAAAATACTTCCTGAACTTGGTACGGCATCATTAGTTGAAACAACAAATGCTTTAGGTGCTCTTCCGACTAGAAATTTTTCGATTGGAACAATGGAAGACTATAAGAATATATCAGGAGAAACGCTTCGAGAAACAATACTAGAACGTGGTGGTGAAGGTACACCTACTCATGCTTGTATGCCTGGATGTATTATTCGCTGTTCGAATGTCTATGTAGATAAATCGGGAAAAATTGTTACTGGACCACTAGAATATGAAAATATTGGTTTATTAGGATCAAATCTTGATATTAGTAATCTTGATGATATCGCTGAATTAAATCGACTTTGTAACGAGTATGGAATCGATACGATTGAAACAGGTGGTGCCTTGGGAGTTTTAATGGCTCAAAATGTTCTTTCCTTTGGAGATGCAGAGGGGGCGGCTGAGGCGATAAAAGAAATTAAAAAAGGTAGTCCGCTTGGTAGAATTATTGGTAGTGGCGCTGAATTAGTCGGGAAAATATATGGTGAGCCTCATGTGCCAACGGCTAAAGGTCAAACGATGCCAGCCTATGATCCAAGAGCGGTTAAAGGTTTAGGGGTTACTTTTGCGACTTCTCCAATGGGTGCTGACCATACAGCTGGTCAAACGATCAGAGCTCAAATTGATCATCATTCGCCGAAAGGTCAGGTAGAACTCTCTAAAAATGCCCAGACAGTTAATACGATTTGGGATAACCTTGGCATGTGTATGTTTAGCGCGGGAGCTGTTCAAAATCGGTGGGAGATTGTCGGTGAGTTAGTTTCTGCTTACACAGGTGAGCAATTTACTGGTGATGATATCGTAAATATGGCCAATGAGACGTTAAAAGTTGAGCATGCATTTAATCGTAAAGCTGGATTTACGAAGGCCGATGATAAACTATCAGATTATTTTTATCAAGAAGAAAACAAAGCAAGCCAAACTGTTTTTGATGTGCCACAGGAAGAGTTAGAAACTATCGGAGTCGAAAGAGATGATTTGTAG
- the ald gene encoding alanine dehydrogenase, which produces MIIGVPREIKDHENRVGMTPAGVVAFKRNGHEVCIETSAGVGSGFTNEDYIAAGASIVSSASEAWKADMVVKVKEPLPAEYRFFREGLILYTYLHLAAEPELTKALLDMKVVAIAYETIQLESGALPLLTPMSEVAGRMSVQMGAQFLEKPKGGKGVLLGGVPGVAPANVVIIGGGIVGTNAAKLAIGLGADVTILDVNMDRLRQLDDIFQGRLKTLSSNPYNIAEAVKKADLLVGAVLIPGARAPQLVTEKMIKTMEEGSVVVDVAIDQGGSIATIDHITTHSHPTYVKHGIVHYAVANMPGAVPRTSTLALANVTVPYGIQIANKGYRQAALENKALAKGINVMNGLVTYRAVSEAYGYLYTEVETVLENETTVKI; this is translated from the coding sequence ATGATTATAGGTGTCCCAAGAGAAATTAAGGACCATGAAAATAGAGTCGGGATGACTCCTGCGGGCGTTGTGGCTTTTAAAAGAAACGGACATGAGGTTTGTATCGAAACAAGTGCGGGTGTCGGAAGTGGATTTACGAATGAAGATTATATAGCTGCGGGGGCAAGCATTGTTTCATCAGCATCTGAAGCATGGAAGGCGGATATGGTAGTCAAAGTAAAGGAGCCATTACCAGCAGAATATCGTTTTTTCCGTGAGGGACTCATCCTTTACACGTATCTACATCTTGCTGCAGAACCTGAATTAACGAAAGCGCTATTAGATATGAAAGTAGTGGCGATTGCCTACGAAACGATCCAATTGGAAAGTGGTGCCCTACCATTACTTACACCAATGAGTGAGGTAGCGGGAAGAATGTCTGTACAGATGGGAGCTCAATTTTTAGAAAAACCAAAAGGTGGAAAAGGTGTATTATTAGGTGGGGTACCAGGAGTTGCGCCGGCGAATGTGGTGATCATTGGTGGGGGAATTGTTGGAACAAATGCAGCGAAATTGGCAATTGGTCTTGGTGCTGACGTGACAATTTTAGACGTGAATATGGATAGACTTCGGCAGTTAGATGATATATTTCAAGGACGTCTTAAAACATTATCCTCCAATCCGTATAATATTGCTGAAGCGGTTAAAAAAGCTGATCTATTGGTTGGTGCTGTACTAATCCCCGGTGCCCGTGCACCTCAATTAGTAACAGAGAAAATGATTAAAACGATGGAAGAGGGTTCAGTGGTGGTGGACGTCGCGATTGACCAAGGTGGTTCAATCGCAACGATTGATCATATTACTACTCATAGCCATCCAACGTACGTCAAGCATGGTATCGTTCATTACGCTGTAGCCAATATGCCAGGAGCAGTTCCCAGGACGTCAACACTTGCCCTAGCAAATGTGACAGTTCCATACGGGATCCAAATTGCAAACAAAGGCTATCGGCAAGCAGCATTAGAAAATAAGGCGTTAGCAAAAGGGATTAATGTCATGAATGGTTTAGTTACCTATCGAGCTGTCTCAGAAGCCTATGGATACTTGTACACAGAAGTTGAAACTGTGTTAGAAAATGAAACGACCGTGAAAATCTAG
- a CDS encoding MoaD/ThiS family protein: MVIKVISYIPYLENISNEYYLEQTITVEQFINSIGVKWDDDALVVVNRVIVSDNSMTLNDGDQLELLIPLSGG; the protein is encoded by the coding sequence ATGGTTATTAAGGTCATTTCCTATATCCCATATTTAGAAAACATTAGCAATGAATATTATTTAGAGCAAACCATAACTGTCGAGCAATTTATTAATTCAATAGGTGTTAAGTGGGATGATGATGCGTTAGTAGTTGTCAATAGGGTTATCGTTAGTGATAACTCTATGACATTAAATGATGGTGATCAACTAGAATTACTAATACCATTGTCGGGTGGTTAA